In Gopherus flavomarginatus isolate rGopFla2 chromosome 1, rGopFla2.mat.asm, whole genome shotgun sequence, a single genomic region encodes these proteins:
- the LOC127050366 gene encoding olfactory receptor 52R1-like codes for MSDSNTTDFSNPSTFILLGIPGLEAAHIWISIPFCAMYIIAVLGNFTILFIVKMDPSLHGPMFYFLCMLAVTDLVMSTSTIPKMLSIFWFSSTEISFSACLTQMYFIHCFSAMESGILMAMAFDRFVAICHPLRYSTILTNSVVAKIGLAVVLRSGIITLPYPFLARRWPYCRTNIIPHFCCGHIAVVKLACADFSISSYYGLFDLLSVIGMDVFFITVSYTLILKVIFCLPTKYAQLKTFGTCISHLCAILALYIPDFFSSLMHRFGHNVPWEFLVLIASVNLLVPPMLHPIIYGVRTKQMRDRLLQLFTYKET; via the coding sequence ATGTCAGATTCGAACACAACCGACTTcagcaacccctccaccttcatcctactTGGCATTCCTGGCCTAGAGGCAGCCCATATCTGGATCTCCATTCCCTTCTGTGCTATGTACATCATAGCCGTGTTGGgtaacttcaccatcctgttcatcgtTAAAATGGATCCGAGCCTTCACGGGCCCAtgttctatttcctctgcatgctggctgtcaccGACCTGGTCATGTCCACATCCACCAtacccaaaatgctgagcattttCTGGTTCAGTTCCACGGAGAtcagtttcagtgcctgcctcacccagatgtatttcattcactgcttctcagcaATGGAGTCTGGAATCCTtatggccatggcttttgatcgctttgtggccatctgccatcccctgagatattccaccatcctgacaaactCTGTTGTGGCCAAGATAGGCCTGGCTGTGGTGCTGCGCAGTGGCATAATCACATTACCTTATCCCTTCCTGGCAAGGcggtggccatattgcagaaccaataTCATCCCCCACTTTTGTTGTGGGCATATAgctgtggtgaagctggcctgtgCTGACTTCAGCATCAGTAGTTACTATGGCCTGTTTGATCTTCTGTCTGTGATTGGAATGGATGTGTTTTTTATCACTGTGTCTTATACTCTGATCCTCAAGGTCATCTTCTGCCTCCCCACAAAATATGCCCAGCtcaagacttttgggacctgcatCTCTCATCTTTGTGCCATCTTAGCTTTGTACATACCAGATTTCTTCTCCTCTCTCATGCACAGGTTTGGCCACAATGTGCCCTGGGAATTCCTCGTTCTCATTGCCAGTGTGAACCTGCTGGTGCCCCCCATGCTACACCCCATCATCTATGGGGTGAGAACCAAACAGATGCGGGACAGGCTGCTTCAGCTCTTTACTTATAAAGAGACCTAA